In the genome of Lentisphaera araneosa HTCC2155, the window GTTAAATAAGAAACCTGCATAAATAAATACCAAAATAGGGTTGTGTATAAGATAAAGGGTATATGAAAAGCTAGCCATTTTGTTATGAAAGCCAATTAAAGGGAATTGTGCCTTTGGCTTCAAATATGCTTTGACTTTGGTGGAGTACATAAATCCAGCAAAAACAATACTCAGAATCATATCAGTTATTAGTTGAATATACCAAAAATCCTTTACTGGGATGATGGTTCTTTCTAATCCGCGAATTAAAACGAATACTAAAAGTGTACAAAATCCAATTAACGGGTATTGCCAACGTATTCTTAGCCATTGTTTGGGTAATGGAAGAACTGCAACAGCTACGCCTATTGACCAGATGATAAAATAAGAGGCCATACGAATTTCCATAAATAAAAGTAAGGGGATAAGTATCACAAACATGATCACACGATGTCTTTTATTTTGCTTGCGATCTAGAGCTAAAACTATAACTGGGAAAAGTAGGTAATACCAAAATTCGTAACTTAAACTCCATAGTGGAGTATTAGTGCCATATGGCATTATATGTTGCGGCTGAATCATCAGGAGACTAGTTATCCAGTGAATAATAGAAAGACGATTTTCGGCACCAAAATAGTTTTCTATCCCCCATAGATTCATACCCAGATGATCAAGTAAGGCGGTTATTAGTAAAATAGGTATCAATACAATGTATAGCCGAGACATTCGGTTAATTAGATAAGTTGTCCAATTAAATTTCCCCTCTGTTACAGAAGCCAGAACTGATGAGCCGATGAAGTATCCACTCAAAACAAAAAAAATAATAACAGCTTGATGCCAGAATAGTGTAATAATATAAAATGTGGTATCCAGTATGGTTGGATTCTCAATATCTGAATACGAGCCATAGAACATACTGCGAGCATGACATAGTAGAACGACTAAAGCTGCAACCCATCGAAAAGCATCGAACATGCCAGAGGAATATGGTGGTGTTTTGAAACGAGTTGTTGACATAAATTAAAGTGAGGAACTTATTTTCTTATTTTTGAAAGCGCTTTTTTAAGAGCACCCTTTACTTTAGCCCAAGGACCATGCCAAGATTTTCCATAATGGTGTATGGTATAGCTATCTTTGGATCGGGTCATTCTGCCGACTCTGGGGTCGTAGGGAGAAAAGAAACGCTCGGGTAAAACTATGTTATCTACTTCAATTACCTGCTTTGTACCGTTTAAAGAAAGCCCTTTGTTCTTTAAATAGTTAGTAACAACGCGAACATTGGTAGTGAGGTCTAGTGAATTATCCGAGTTTAAAAAATTACGGTCTTTATATTGTTCTAGGTAGGCTTTGATGTACTCATGTTTAGCTTCAGAACCTATAGTACTGGTCGCAATGTAATTGCCAGCCTCAAATCCCCAAAGTGAACGATTATTTAATAGATCATCAAAGGATTTTAGGACTTCTACATCTGTATCTAGATAAATCCCACCCATTTCATAAAGTGCATGCCCGCGAGCATAGTCACTAACAAAGGCAAACTTTCGTGCTTCATAGGCTTGCTCAACATAGGGACAAATATGAATGTTGAAGTTGCTCTCATTCCATTCTATAAATTCGTAGTCTGGCATCATTTTATGCCATCCTTCAATGTATTTAAGTGCAGTTTTTGGCTTGTCTCCATGGCCGAACCAGCAATAATGAATTATTTTTGGGATCATAATATAAGTAGAGTGTCTCTTTGGGGTGTATATTTCATGATTAAACTTCAACAATCAACATATTTAAAATTAATGTACCATGATGATTAACGTAATTTTAGTTTGTGGTAAATAAGCATCAAACTATTAGGGATTAGACCAGCTATAAAAGGTTTCAGTATAAAAAAATAGCAGTACCAAGGGAAATTGAGTAGTTGGTATCCGGCAATACGGGTTTTAATACTATTTAACCGTAAAGCAAAGGTTCGGCGTTTCATTCCTGATTCATCTAAACGAACCCGGTATAATATTTCTGAAGTGTTATACCCTACAAATGCCTTTGCAAAAAATTTAAACCATAAGTCAACATCTTCGCAACGTAAAGTACGAGGAAGATCAGTATAATATCCAATAGCTTCATAAGCTTCTTTTTTCATCATGATTGTAGCATGGTTAAAAGTACCACTTTTTAATAGGTCATATTTATTAGGAATTGCTTTTTTAATATCTTTTCCCCAATCACCATTGTTATCAAAGAAACTTATAGCCGAACCAACTAAAGAAAATTCAGTATTTTTTTCTAAAAAGTCGCTTTGTTTTTGCAAACGATCAGGTACAGAAATGTCATCACCATCCATACGAGCGACGTATTTTCCCTGAACGTGTTGTAGACAGTGATTTAGTGCATAGGCTAATTTGGAGTTGCGTTCATTTCTCAAAACTTTGATCTGTTCAGGATATCGTTTGGCATATTCGCAAACTATTTCGTAGGTTTTATCACTCGAACAGTCATCACAGATGATGAATTCAAAATCCTGACATGTTTGGTTAAGAATAGAGTCAATGGCTTCTGCCACGGTATCTTGGCAGTTGTAGACGGCCATAATGACAGAGATTTCAGGTTTTTTATTCATCATTATATATATTGTTGCTTAGTTTTGTCTTTATAAAAGTCATTCTAATCAAAGAAATTTTCATTAATAAATAAAGCCACGGGTATAAAGCTCAAATGAAAAAAACAAAGTGTATGACAATACACAGCCAAATTTAACTATACTTTTAATACTCACAGGAATATAAGATATTAAAAATACTGTTAAAGCTAAATGCATAAAAGGATCAAAGTACATGGCCATGCGTCCGAACATATTAGCCCCGATAAAAAGGGAGATGAACATGAAACACCAGCCGATCAGAGTGGTTGAAAGGCAATATTGAAGTTTGATGGGCAATAGCGACATCATTGCCTATAGTGATGTTTCCTCCGGCATCAAAGTAACAGTTACTGTGAATACTGACATTATTGCCTAGAGATATGTTTTTTATATGAACTAACTCAACACCACTATCAATCCTTACATTATATCCACAATGCTTACACCACGCTCGCAAAATACAATAACGTAAGCCTCTGGCTATATATCCATGCCATGAGATAATAAAGTCATAAAGTACCAATGAAAATCTATAAGGTAATAAGCGCATTAGTTTCACAATTAAGTTTATTGCAATTTGATACTTTTGCAGTTTGTCTCGGTTTCGTTGATTAGTCATTTATACGAATTTAAATATTTTAATAGAGGTGAGAGTTATAATTTTTTTGTTAAACAAGCTTAATTTAAGGAATAAATATCAAGTTGTACCTAATAAATAAAGCCTCGTGAGTAAATCTCATAAGTGAAGAACAAGGTATATGACAATACACAAGAACATTTAACTACACTTTGATTCCTAATAGGAAGATAAGATGTCAAAAATACTGTTAAAGTTAAATGCATGAAAGGATCAAAGTACATGGCCATGCGCCCGAACATATTGGCTCCGATAAAAAGGGAGATGAACATAAAGCACCAGCCAATCAAAGTGAAATTTGAAAAGAGAATGAGTGCTTTATCCTGACTCTGATTGATTTTCTTACGATAGACCCACGTCAATGTTGGAGTGGTACAATAAACAAGGAAGCGTAAAATATTCATTCCTTTACCAGATACCTCGCCATGTTTTTCGTATTTATATCCTAGCTCATTTGTGGTTGAATAGGCTATTTGAATGAATTGTTCAATAAGAAAACCAGACAAAACGGCTCCCAGAATAATTAAGGTTACTTTTTTTGACCAGACTCGGTTACTAAGAAAAAAGGCTCCTAAGAAAAAAATAAGATAGGGGTGGAAAGTGCATCCCAGTAGTATACAAGCAATGAATTTATAGGGGCGCTTGGTTAGATAATAGTGTACTCCAAGTAGGCCTATGCCCATCGCTATGATTTGTTTGATGGCAGCCATTGAAGCAAGAAACGTTCCCGAGGCAATAAAAAGAAATACGGTTAGCCATAACATCTGCGACCAACGCTGATAGAAATAAAAAATTAAGCCAATGGAGGCAAGGGCATAGATAAATAGAAAAACTTGAGGGTTATCACTGATATAAGTTTTGATTAGCGTATTAAGGATATAGAAGCCTGGATTCTCTGATAATTTCCAGTTTGTTTCTAATAGTGCATCCCATCCAGTATCAAGTCGTGAAAATTTTTTAATATACGCATAGGTGTCATTATATCCTTTTCTTAAGCCAATGAAGAGGATTAAAATAGCCTGAATAAGAATGAGTAGGAATTTATTTTTGCGCAGTTTTATGCCCAGAAAAATACCATCTTGGTCAAAAGTAGGAATATTTTTTTGGGCAAAGTATGTTAAAAAAGTGGTACTAAATAAGACGCAGAAAATTGGAATCATTATTTTTAATTAACAGCTCGTAGAGACTAGTTATTGGTTTTTAAATTATTCCAGTACCAATCTACAGAGGCTTGGATGCCCTGATTGAAGTCATGGCTAGGTGAGTAATTGAGGAGTTTTTGAGCTTTTGAAATGTCCGCTTTTGAATGCTTGATGTCACCAGTTCTTTCTGGGCCATAAAATACTTTAGCTTGAGCAATCTGTGGATTAAATTTTGCGAGCAAATGACGAAGAGTTTCAAATAGGCTATTGAGGGTCTCATTCCCCCCACAGGCGGCATTAAAGACTTGGTTAATGGCATCAGGATTTGTCGTTAAGCTAGC includes:
- a CDS encoding glycosyltransferase family 32 protein, whose product is MIPKIIHYCWFGHGDKPKTALKYIEGWHKMMPDYEFIEWNESNFNIHICPYVEQAYEARKFAFVSDYARGHALYEMGGIYLDTDVEVLKSFDDLLNNRSLWGFEAGNYIATSTIGSEAKHEYIKAYLEQYKDRNFLNSDNSLDLTTNVRVVTNYLKNKGLSLNGTKQVIEVDNIVLPERFFSPYDPRVGRMTRSKDSYTIHHYGKSWHGPWAKVKGALKKALSKIRK
- a CDS encoding acyltransferase family protein; this encodes MSTTRFKTPPYSSGMFDAFRWVAALVVLLCHARSMFYGSYSDIENPTILDTTFYIITLFWHQAVIIFFVLSGYFIGSSVLASVTEGKFNWTTYLINRMSRLYIVLIPILLITALLDHLGMNLWGIENYFGAENRLSIIHWITSLLMIQPQHIMPYGTNTPLWSLSYEFWYYLLFPVIVLALDRKQNKRHRVIMFVILIPLLLFMEIRMASYFIIWSIGVAVAVLPLPKQWLRIRWQYPLIGFCTLLVFVLIRGLERTIIPVKDFWYIQLITDMILSIVFAGFMYSTKVKAYLKPKAQFPLIGFHNKMASFSYTLYLIHNPILVFIYAGFLFNDGLKLEGGLFDLMKFLGLMVFVMFIAYFFSLLTECNTPYLRKWLRRKLE
- a CDS encoding glycosyltransferase family 2 protein, yielding MMNKKPEISVIMAVYNCQDTVAEAIDSILNQTCQDFEFIICDDCSSDKTYEIVCEYAKRYPEQIKVLRNERNSKLAYALNHCLQHVQGKYVARMDGDDISVPDRLQKQSDFLEKNTEFSLVGSAISFFDNNGDWGKDIKKAIPNKYDLLKSGTFNHATIMMKKEAYEAIGYYTDLPRTLRCEDVDLWFKFFAKAFVGYNTSEILYRVRLDESGMKRRTFALRLNSIKTRIAGYQLLNFPWYCYFFILKPFIAGLIPNSLMLIYHKLKLR
- a CDS encoding EpsG family protein; the encoded protein is MIPIFCVLFSTTFLTYFAQKNIPTFDQDGIFLGIKLRKNKFLLILIQAILILFIGLRKGYNDTYAYIKKFSRLDTGWDALLETNWKLSENPGFYILNTLIKTYISDNPQVFLFIYALASIGLIFYFYQRWSQMLWLTVFLFIASGTFLASMAAIKQIIAMGIGLLGVHYYLTKRPYKFIACILLGCTFHPYLIFFLGAFFLSNRVWSKKVTLIILGAVLSGFLIEQFIQIAYSTTNELGYKYEKHGEVSGKGMNILRFLVYCTTPTLTWVYRKKINQSQDKALILFSNFTLIGWCFMFISLFIGANMFGRMAMYFDPFMHLTLTVFLTSYLPIRNQSVVKCSCVLSYTLFFTYEIYSRGFIY